The Burkholderia ubonensis genome has a window encoding:
- a CDS encoding glycosyltransferase family 4 protein: MRIVIVTHVVRHNDGQGRVNYEIARAALAEDYEVTLVASHVAPELLANHRVRWVPVKVGRFWPSNLVRQQVFALKSAWWLRAHRGEYDVLHVNGFISWIRADVNTAHFVHGGWFKSPYYPFGLTKGLWSAYQYVYTRVNTALERWAYRRSRAITAVSQKVADEIRGLGIDGGKISVIYNGVDAGAFADAQPDRAAFALPAGAFLLLFVGDLRTPRKNLGTVLKALTTLPENVHLAVAGYLPGSPYPDEARALGLGKRVHFLGLVRNMPTLMRSVDAYVFPSRYEAMSLSLLEAMAAGLPVVTARTAGGAEIITRECGIVLDDPDDPAALAQAIGTLAASRDACRAMGAAARDLMSRFGWAHMGAQYVALYRRIGQPSQPTAFGHVEHAVTQEQS; this comes from the coding sequence TTGAGAATCGTGATCGTCACGCATGTCGTGCGTCATAACGACGGGCAGGGCCGCGTCAACTACGAGATCGCCCGCGCGGCGCTGGCCGAGGACTACGAGGTGACGCTCGTCGCGTCGCACGTCGCGCCCGAGCTGCTCGCGAACCACCGGGTGCGCTGGGTGCCCGTGAAGGTCGGGCGCTTCTGGCCGTCGAACCTCGTCAGGCAGCAGGTGTTCGCGCTGAAGAGCGCGTGGTGGCTGCGCGCGCATCGCGGCGAATACGACGTGCTGCACGTGAACGGCTTCATCTCGTGGATCAGGGCCGACGTGAACACCGCGCACTTCGTGCACGGCGGCTGGTTCAAGAGCCCGTATTACCCGTTCGGGCTGACCAAGGGCCTGTGGTCCGCCTACCAGTACGTCTACACGCGCGTGAACACCGCGCTCGAACGCTGGGCGTACCGGCGCTCGCGCGCGATCACCGCGGTGTCGCAGAAGGTGGCCGACGAGATCCGCGGGCTCGGCATCGACGGCGGCAAGATCAGCGTGATCTACAACGGCGTCGACGCCGGCGCATTCGCGGATGCGCAGCCCGACCGCGCGGCGTTCGCGCTGCCGGCCGGCGCGTTCCTGCTGCTGTTCGTCGGCGACCTGCGCACGCCGCGCAAGAACCTCGGCACCGTGCTGAAGGCGCTGACGACGCTGCCGGAGAACGTGCATCTCGCGGTCGCGGGCTACCTGCCCGGCAGCCCGTATCCGGACGAGGCGCGCGCGCTCGGGCTCGGCAAGCGCGTGCATTTCCTCGGGCTCGTCAGGAACATGCCGACCCTGATGCGCTCGGTCGACGCGTACGTGTTTCCGTCGCGCTACGAGGCGATGAGCCTGTCGCTGCTCGAGGCGATGGCGGCCGGCCTGCCGGTCGTCACCGCGCGCACCGCGGGCGGCGCCGAGATCATCACGCGCGAGTGCGGGATCGTGCTCGACGATCCCGACGATCCGGCCGCGCTTGCGCAGGCGATCGGCACGCTCGCGGCGTCGCGCGACGCGTGCCGCGCGATGGGCGCGGCGGCGCGCGACCTGATGTCCCGTTTCGGCTGGGCGCACATGGGCGCCCAGTATGTCGCGCTTTACCGGCGCATCGGCCAACCCTCGCAGCCGACCGCCTTCGGGCATGTCGAGCATGCAGTCACGCAGGAGCAATCGTGA
- a CDS encoding MFS transporter, with amino-acid sequence MESSCCSDLAASAAPPRAANQARVPTATVALLAACCAASVANVYYAQPLLDSIARDFAIPHAEVGGVVTATQLGCALALLFVVPLGDLLNRKRLLAVQLVLLAAACACVATASTRIALLAGMVALGLLGTAMTQGLIACAAALAGDGERGRVVGAAQGGVVIGLLAARSLAGVVTDLAGWRAVYLVSGAAALAMLAALARLLPAIDAPRERIGYAALLASMGFLLRRDRVLQVRGMLALLMFAAFSIFWSALVLPLSAPPHAMSHTAIGAFGLVGALGAAAAARAGRLADRGLGQATTGAALVLLVASWLPLAFTTSSIPLLIVGIVLLDIGGQAIHVVNQSMILGARPDAHARLVGCYMLFYSVGSGLGALASTIAYAHAGWLGVCALGAAVSVAASCVWAATLERR; translated from the coding sequence ATGGAATCGTCCTGCTGCTCCGACCTGGCCGCGTCGGCTGCGCCGCCGCGCGCCGCGAACCAGGCCCGCGTGCCGACCGCGACCGTCGCGCTGCTCGCCGCCTGCTGCGCGGCGAGCGTCGCGAACGTCTACTACGCGCAGCCGCTGCTCGATTCGATCGCGCGCGACTTCGCGATACCGCATGCCGAAGTCGGCGGCGTCGTCACCGCGACGCAGCTCGGCTGCGCGCTCGCGCTGCTGTTCGTGGTCCCGCTCGGCGACCTGCTGAACCGCAAGCGGCTGCTCGCCGTGCAACTCGTCCTGCTGGCGGCGGCATGCGCGTGCGTGGCCACGGCGTCGACACGCATCGCGTTGCTGGCCGGCATGGTCGCGCTCGGCCTGCTCGGCACCGCGATGACCCAGGGCCTGATCGCCTGCGCGGCGGCGCTCGCGGGCGACGGCGAGCGCGGGCGCGTGGTGGGCGCCGCGCAGGGCGGCGTCGTGATCGGGCTGCTCGCCGCACGCTCGCTCGCGGGTGTGGTGACGGACCTCGCCGGCTGGCGCGCGGTGTATCTGGTGTCGGGCGCGGCCGCGCTCGCGATGCTCGCGGCGCTCGCCCGCCTGTTGCCGGCCATCGACGCGCCGCGCGAGCGCATCGGCTATGCGGCGCTGCTCGCATCGATGGGATTCCTGCTGCGCCGCGACCGCGTGCTGCAGGTGCGCGGCATGCTCGCGCTGCTGATGTTCGCTGCCTTCAGCATCTTCTGGAGCGCGCTGGTGCTGCCGCTCAGCGCGCCGCCGCATGCGATGTCGCATACGGCCATCGGCGCGTTCGGCCTCGTCGGCGCGCTGGGCGCGGCGGCCGCCGCGCGCGCGGGACGGCTCGCCGATCGCGGCCTCGGCCAGGCGACGACCGGCGCGGCGCTGGTGCTGCTCGTCGCGTCGTGGCTGCCGCTCGCGTTCACGACGTCGTCGATTCCGCTGCTGATCGTCGGCATCGTCCTGCTCGACATCGGCGGGCAGGCGATTCACGTCGTCAACCAGAGCATGATCCTCGGCGCGCGCCCGGACGCGCACGCGCGCCTCGTCGGCTGCTACATGCTGTTCTACTCGGTCGGCAGCGGGCTCGGCGCGCTCGCGTCGACGATCGCATATGCGCACGCGGGCTGGCTCGGCGTCTGCGCACTCGGCGCGGCGGTCAGCGTGGCCGCGTCGTGCGTATGGGCCGCGACGCTCGAGCGCCGATAG
- a CDS encoding winged helix-turn-helix transcriptional regulator, whose product MARQRSLADSPCPVARATDIVGDRWALLIVRDAFDGVRRFGDFRASLGVASNILSDRLRMLVEAGVFEVVPASDGTAYQEYALTKKGEGLFPVIVMLRQWGEANLFERGEPHSVLVDRKTGRALRKIALRHDDGRAVKAAETFVRKVVDDSNGPR is encoded by the coding sequence ATGGCCAGACAGAGAAGTCTGGCGGATTCGCCGTGCCCGGTGGCGCGGGCGACCGACATCGTCGGCGACCGGTGGGCGCTCCTGATCGTGCGCGACGCGTTCGACGGCGTGCGCCGCTTCGGCGATTTCCGTGCGAGCCTCGGCGTGGCGAGCAACATCCTGTCGGACCGGCTCAGGATGCTGGTGGAGGCCGGCGTGTTCGAGGTCGTGCCGGCGTCGGACGGCACCGCGTACCAGGAGTACGCGCTGACGAAGAAGGGCGAGGGGCTGTTTCCGGTGATCGTGATGCTGCGCCAGTGGGGCGAAGCGAACCTGTTCGAGCGCGGCGAGCCGCATTCGGTGCTGGTCGACCGCAAGACCGGCCGCGCGCTGCGCAAGATCGCGTTGCGGCACGACGACGGGCGCGCGGTGAAGGCGGCGGAAACGTTCGTGCGCAAGGTCGTCGACGATTCGAACGGGCCGCGCTGA
- a CDS encoding MFS transporter, translating into MDTSRSPALPPALARVVATVSVGFVVTQLDVTIVNIALAHLAGDLHLPVAALQWVVDAYTLAFAVLMLTGGALGDRFGARRLYVAGLVLFSVASLACGAAVSPAMLIAARAAQGIGAAAMLPNSLALLNDACRHDPRLRARAVGAWTAAGSISIAAGPVVGGLLIAAWGWRGIFLVNLPLCAAGLAATFAWVPARRADAAPPPAAARLLDVRGQLIAIAMLTALTAAVIEWRPLGFVHPVVAGGFAVAALAALAFVAVEARSTAPMLPLSLFRRRTFSAAVLFGVCVNLTYYGTVFVLALYLQRVRGETALQAGLAFLPLTGGFLLSNLASGRAVAHDGPRMPMLAGALVAAVGYGSLHFVDAQTPLPLLLVPFLLIPAGMGFAVPAMTTAVLASVEPARAGIASAVLNTARQAGGAMGVAAFGALTGAGGAAQTVHGLRVETAVSVALLIAAALLATLVRRDAHRDPHRDAAAARRPVSAAD; encoded by the coding sequence ATGGACACGTCACGCTCCCCCGCCCTGCCGCCCGCGCTCGCACGCGTCGTGGCGACCGTCAGCGTCGGCTTCGTCGTCACGCAGCTCGACGTTACGATCGTCAACATCGCGCTCGCGCATCTCGCCGGCGATCTGCACCTGCCGGTCGCCGCGCTGCAGTGGGTCGTCGATGCGTACACGCTCGCCTTCGCGGTGCTGATGCTGACGGGCGGCGCGCTCGGCGACCGCTTCGGCGCGCGCCGCCTGTACGTCGCGGGCCTCGTGCTGTTCTCGGTCGCGTCGCTCGCGTGCGGCGCTGCCGTCTCGCCCGCGATGCTGATCGCCGCCCGCGCGGCGCAGGGCATCGGCGCGGCGGCAATGCTGCCGAATTCGCTCGCCTTGCTCAACGACGCGTGCCGGCACGACCCGCGGCTACGCGCGCGCGCCGTCGGTGCATGGACGGCCGCGGGATCGATCTCGATCGCCGCCGGCCCGGTGGTGGGCGGGCTGCTGATCGCCGCCTGGGGCTGGCGCGGCATCTTCCTCGTGAATCTGCCGCTGTGCGCGGCGGGGCTCGCGGCCACGTTCGCGTGGGTGCCCGCGCGGCGCGCCGATGCGGCGCCGCCGCCGGCCGCCGCGCGCCTGCTCGACGTACGCGGCCAACTGATCGCGATCGCGATGCTCACCGCGCTGACCGCCGCCGTGATCGAATGGCGGCCGCTCGGCTTCGTGCATCCGGTCGTCGCGGGCGGCTTCGCGGTGGCGGCACTCGCCGCGCTCGCGTTCGTCGCGGTCGAGGCGCGCAGCACGGCGCCGATGCTGCCGCTGTCGCTGTTCCGTCGCCGCACGTTCAGCGCGGCCGTGCTGTTCGGCGTCTGCGTGAACCTCACCTATTACGGCACCGTGTTCGTGCTCGCGCTGTATCTGCAGCGCGTGCGCGGCGAAACGGCGCTGCAGGCGGGCCTCGCGTTCCTGCCGCTGACGGGCGGCTTCCTGCTGTCGAATCTGGCGAGCGGCCGCGCGGTCGCGCATGACGGCCCGCGCATGCCGATGTTGGCCGGTGCGCTGGTCGCGGCCGTCGGCTACGGATCGCTGCATTTCGTCGACGCGCAGACGCCGCTGCCGCTGCTGCTCGTGCCGTTCCTGCTGATCCCGGCCGGCATGGGCTTCGCGGTGCCGGCGATGACGACGGCCGTGCTCGCGTCGGTCGAGCCCGCGCGCGCGGGCATCGCGTCGGCCGTGTTGAACACCGCGCGTCAGGCGGGCGGCGCGATGGGCGTCGCCGCCTTCGGCGCGCTCACCGGCGCGGGCGGCGCAGCGCAGACCGTCCACGGCCTGCGCGTCGAAACCGCCGTGTCGGTAGCGCTGCTGATCGCCGCCGCGTTGCTCGCGACGCTGGTGCGGCGCGACGCGCATCGCGACCCACATCGCGACGCGGCGGCCGCACGTCGGCCGGTGTCGGCCGCGGACTGA
- a CDS encoding AraC family transcriptional regulator has product MERVASPTLALRRYDASEASDMHDFHQVVLGVDGAMVMAVDGVGQRIDRHAAWLIPAGSRHDYAGLGDNRQLVLDLPASSLAVPRRLFDGARAVSIDPGLTALVAQVAAAAERLDAAAGDAQRAAAHRFQWHAAARLCDALLDDASLAAPAAGLDFARIDQWLRARLAEPLRIADLAAHCGYGMRRFHQLFVDAFGETPHRYLQRLRLDAAVILLAGGRHPLADIAGQVGFADQSAFTHAFTKRFGVAPGRWRSERH; this is encoded by the coding sequence ATGGAACGCGTCGCGTCCCCCACCCTTGCACTGCGCCGCTACGACGCGTCGGAAGCGTCGGACATGCACGACTTCCACCAGGTCGTGCTCGGCGTGGACGGCGCGATGGTGATGGCGGTGGACGGCGTCGGCCAGCGCATCGACCGGCACGCCGCGTGGCTGATTCCGGCCGGTTCGCGCCACGATTACGCGGGCCTCGGCGACAACCGCCAGCTCGTGCTCGACCTGCCCGCATCGTCGCTCGCGGTGCCGCGGCGGCTGTTCGACGGCGCACGCGCCGTGTCGATCGACCCGGGCCTGACGGCGCTGGTCGCGCAGGTCGCGGCCGCCGCCGAACGGCTCGACGCCGCGGCCGGCGACGCGCAGCGCGCGGCCGCGCATCGTTTCCAGTGGCACGCTGCGGCGCGCCTGTGCGACGCGCTGCTCGACGACGCCAGCCTCGCCGCGCCCGCGGCGGGCCTCGATTTCGCGCGCATCGACCAGTGGCTGCGCGCGCGGCTCGCCGAGCCGCTGCGCATCGCCGATCTGGCCGCGCATTGCGGCTACGGGATGCGCCGGTTTCATCAGCTGTTCGTCGACGCGTTCGGCGAAACCCCGCACCGCTACCTGCAGCGGCTGCGTCTCGACGCGGCGGTGATCCTGCTCGCCGGCGGCCGGCACCCGCTCGCGGACATCGCCGGGCAGGTCGGCTTCGCCGACCAGAGCGCGTTTACGCACGCGTTCACGAAACGGTTCGGCGTCGCGCCGGGCCGCTGGCGCAGCGAGCGGCACTGA
- a CDS encoding FKBP-type peptidyl-prolyl cis-trans isomerase encodes MAVITTDTGLKYEDLTEGAGAEAQAGQTVSVHYTGWLTDGQKFDSSKDRNDPFAFVLGGGMVIKGWDEGVQGMKVGGVRRLTIPPQLGYGPRGAGGVIPPNATLVFEVELLDV; translated from the coding sequence ATGGCAGTCATCACGACCGATACGGGCCTCAAGTACGAAGATCTCACCGAAGGCGCCGGCGCCGAGGCGCAAGCGGGTCAAACGGTCAGCGTGCATTACACGGGCTGGCTGACCGACGGCCAGAAGTTCGATTCGAGCAAGGATCGCAACGACCCGTTCGCGTTCGTGCTCGGCGGCGGCATGGTCATCAAGGGCTGGGACGAAGGCGTGCAGGGCATGAAGGTCGGCGGCGTGCGCCGCCTGACGATTCCGCCGCAACTCGGCTACGGTCCGCGCGGCGCGGGCGGCGTGATTCCGCCGAACGCGACGCTCGTGTTCGAGGTCGAGCTGCTCGACGTCTGA
- a CDS encoding metal-dependent hydrolase codes for MKSAASATAANVMPVRRDLRFDLPVERAKDWHGKGPHVTHFFNALSLLFPAGERFFMDAVRHYRDRIDDPVLKRQVLGFIGQEAMHTREHVEYNELLQVNRLPARKLDRRVWAVLGYLKRTLPHSVQLAHTVAAEHYTAMLADWILRDPSRLAGSVDGYRQMWIWHALEETEHKSVSFDVWNAAIRPGPRRYLIRIGAYLLTTLTFWPTVFLLHVTLLSRDRAIRHRLRGTLSMIAFLYGPRRGLFPCIAREWLSFLRPGFHPWDQDNRHHLARVDALVAASRAASLPSVGRGRAGALGPIASTR; via the coding sequence ATGAAATCAGCCGCTTCCGCCACCGCGGCCAACGTGATGCCGGTGCGCCGCGACCTGCGTTTCGACCTGCCGGTCGAGCGCGCGAAGGACTGGCACGGCAAGGGGCCGCACGTCACCCATTTCTTCAACGCGCTGTCGCTGCTGTTTCCGGCGGGCGAGCGCTTCTTCATGGATGCGGTGCGCCATTACCGCGACCGCATCGACGATCCGGTGCTCAAGCGCCAGGTGCTCGGCTTCATCGGCCAGGAGGCGATGCACACGCGCGAGCACGTCGAATACAACGAGCTGCTGCAGGTGAACCGGCTGCCGGCGCGCAAGCTCGACAGGCGCGTCTGGGCGGTGCTCGGCTACCTGAAGCGCACGCTGCCGCATTCGGTGCAGCTCGCGCACACGGTCGCCGCCGAACATTACACGGCGATGCTCGCCGACTGGATCCTGCGCGATCCGTCGCGGCTGGCCGGCTCGGTCGACGGCTACCGTCAGATGTGGATCTGGCATGCGCTCGAGGAAACCGAGCACAAGTCGGTGTCGTTCGACGTGTGGAACGCGGCGATCCGCCCCGGCCCGCGTCGCTATCTGATCCGGATCGGCGCCTATCTGCTGACGACGCTGACGTTCTGGCCGACCGTGTTCCTGCTGCACGTCACGCTGTTGTCGCGCGATCGAGCGATCCGGCACCGGTTGCGCGGGACGCTGAGCATGATCGCGTTCCTGTACGGGCCGCGCCGCGGGTTGTTTCCGTGCATCGCGCGCGAATGGCTGAGCTTCTTGCGGCCCGGTTTCCATCCGTGGGATCAGGACAACCGCCACCATCTCGCCCGCGTCGACGCGCTCGTCGCCGCATCGCGCGCGGCCAGCCTCCCGTCGGTCGGCCGCGGTCGCGCCGGTGCGCTCGGGCCGATCGCTTCGACGCGCTGA
- a CDS encoding sigma-54 dependent transcriptional regulator — protein MVAKSPDANPTAAETPLLSVTAPEAGRKLFVIANSPDEPLLAQLRALGWEIAVAKSAGAAQNMTSSAGVAAGLIDFTGFTSRDFPALKACLSLPAIGWISVAQAGVTIGQAVRELIRSYCFDYVTLPLPYEWISHVLGHARGMAALDRVDGAAYAASIGEHGMIGNCEAMQQLFSTIRKVAKTDASVFISGESGTGKELTALAIHERSARAKGPFVAINCGAIPHHLLQSELFGYERGAFTGASQRRAGRIESADGGTLFLDEIGDMPLESQASMLRFLQEGRIERLGGQESIPVNVRIVSATHVDLDGAVESGRFRADLYHRLCVLRIHEPPLRARGKDIDILAHYVLQKYKADSGRKISGFTSAALDAMRRYEWPGNVRELINRVRRGIVMAESRLLTPHDLGLETPGEAEPVTLEQARALAERTAIENALLRNDHRINKAAAELGISRVTLYRMMIEHGLSDHDNGDGGKDGSPAGDADNQRVG, from the coding sequence ATGGTTGCAAAATCACCCGATGCAAACCCGACGGCGGCCGAAACGCCGCTCTTGTCCGTTACCGCGCCCGAGGCCGGGCGCAAGCTGTTCGTGATTGCGAATTCGCCTGACGAGCCGCTGCTCGCGCAGCTGCGCGCGCTCGGCTGGGAGATCGCGGTCGCGAAGTCGGCCGGCGCCGCGCAGAACATGACGTCCAGCGCGGGCGTCGCGGCGGGCCTGATCGATTTCACCGGCTTCACGTCGCGCGATTTCCCCGCGCTGAAGGCGTGCCTGAGCCTGCCGGCGATCGGCTGGATCTCGGTCGCGCAGGCCGGCGTGACGATCGGCCAGGCGGTGCGCGAGCTGATCCGCAGCTATTGTTTCGATTACGTGACGCTGCCGCTGCCGTACGAATGGATCTCGCACGTGCTCGGCCATGCGCGCGGCATGGCGGCGCTCGACCGCGTCGACGGCGCGGCCTATGCGGCGTCGATCGGCGAACACGGGATGATCGGCAACTGCGAGGCGATGCAGCAGCTGTTCAGCACGATCCGCAAGGTCGCGAAGACCGACGCGAGCGTGTTCATCTCCGGTGAATCCGGCACCGGCAAGGAGCTCACCGCGCTCGCGATCCATGAACGTTCCGCGCGCGCCAAGGGGCCGTTCGTCGCGATCAACTGCGGTGCGATTCCGCATCACCTGCTGCAATCGGAGCTGTTCGGCTACGAACGCGGCGCGTTCACCGGCGCGAGCCAGCGGCGCGCCGGGCGGATCGAGTCGGCCGACGGCGGCACGCTGTTCCTCGACGAGATCGGCGACATGCCGCTCGAGAGCCAGGCGAGCATGCTGCGCTTCCTGCAGGAGGGCAGGATCGAACGGCTCGGCGGCCAGGAATCGATTCCGGTCAACGTGCGGATCGTGTCGGCGACGCACGTGGATCTCGACGGCGCGGTCGAGTCCGGCCGGTTCCGCGCGGACCTCTATCACCGGCTGTGCGTGCTGCGCATCCACGAGCCGCCGCTGCGCGCGCGCGGCAAGGACATCGACATCCTCGCGCATTACGTGCTGCAGAAATACAAGGCGGACAGCGGCCGCAAGATCAGCGGCTTCACGTCGGCCGCGCTCGACGCGATGCGGCGCTACGAGTGGCCGGGCAACGTGCGCGAGCTGATCAACCGCGTGCGGCGCGGCATCGTGATGGCCGAGAGCCGGCTGCTGACGCCGCACGACCTCGGGCTCGAGACCCCGGGCGAAGCCGAGCCCGTGACGCTCGAACAGGCGCGCGCGCTGGCGGAGCGCACCGCGATCGAGAATGCGCTGCTGCGCAACGATCACCGGATCAACAAGGCGGCCGCCGAACTCGGCATTTCGCGCGTGACGCTTTACCGGATGATGATCGAGCACGGGCTGAGCGATCACGACAACGGCGACGGCGGCAAGGACGGCTCGCCGGCCGGCGACGCGGACAACCAGCGCGTCGGCTGA
- a CDS encoding ABC transporter substrate-binding protein: MKRLIAAVSIALLAVSAGPAAAKDWTTLRFGTDASYAPFESKAPDGKLVGFDIDLGNEICARLKAKCVWLENDFDGMIPALKAKKFDAVLSSMSITAQRAEQIAFTTKIYNQPTRLVVKKGSPLVPSADSLKGKSIGVEQGTTQEAYAKAYWAKQGANVVSYQNQDGVYADLLAGRLDAALQDEVQAAIGFLKSPRGAGYQFVGPELVDEKVLGVGAGIGLRKEDADLKAKIDRAILDMVKDGTYRRLASKYFDFDIYGG, encoded by the coding sequence ATGAAGAGACTGATTGCCGCCGTTTCGATCGCCCTGCTCGCGGTATCGGCAGGCCCCGCCGCCGCGAAGGACTGGACCACGCTGCGCTTCGGCACCGACGCGAGCTACGCGCCGTTCGAGTCGAAGGCGCCCGACGGCAAGCTCGTCGGCTTCGACATCGATCTCGGCAACGAGATCTGCGCGCGCCTGAAGGCGAAGTGCGTGTGGCTCGAGAACGATTTCGACGGGATGATCCCGGCGCTGAAGGCGAAGAAGTTCGACGCGGTGCTGTCGTCGATGTCGATCACCGCGCAGCGCGCGGAGCAGATCGCGTTCACGACGAAGATCTACAACCAGCCGACGCGTCTCGTCGTAAAGAAGGGCTCGCCGCTCGTGCCGAGCGCCGATTCGCTGAAGGGCAAGTCGATCGGCGTCGAACAGGGCACGACGCAGGAAGCGTACGCGAAGGCGTACTGGGCCAAGCAAGGGGCGAACGTGGTGTCGTACCAGAACCAGGACGGCGTCTATGCGGACCTGCTGGCCGGCCGCCTCGACGCCGCGCTGCAGGACGAGGTGCAGGCGGCGATCGGCTTCCTGAAGTCGCCGCGCGGCGCCGGCTACCAGTTCGTCGGGCCGGAGCTCGTCGACGAGAAGGTGCTGGGCGTCGGCGCGGGCATCGGCCTGCGCAAGGAGGACGCGGACCTGAAGGCGAAGATCGACCGCGCGATCCTCGACATGGTCAAGGACGGCACCTACAGGCGGCTCGCGTCGAAGTACTTCGATTTCGACATCTACGGCGGGTGA
- a CDS encoding MbcA/ParS/Xre antitoxin family protein, translating to MSRPAHIPHPVPPQASVAQMSAAGLRAFFNIARDWALTTDEQIVLLGSPGRSTFFKWKAAPESARLPRDTLERLSLLLGIYKALQILLPQSAAADAWVKRPNDAAPFGGKRALDRMLAGNVGDLVAVRQYLDAMRGGWA from the coding sequence ATGTCCCGGCCCGCTCACATCCCGCATCCCGTCCCGCCGCAGGCTTCGGTCGCCCAGATGTCGGCGGCCGGCCTGCGCGCGTTCTTCAACATCGCGCGCGACTGGGCGCTGACGACCGACGAGCAGATCGTGCTGCTCGGCTCGCCCGGCCGGTCGACGTTCTTCAAGTGGAAGGCGGCGCCGGAATCGGCGCGCCTGCCGCGCGACACGCTCGAACGGCTGTCGCTGCTGCTCGGCATCTACAAGGCGCTGCAGATCCTGCTGCCGCAGTCGGCGGCCGCCGACGCGTGGGTCAAGCGCCCGAACGACGCCGCGCCGTTCGGCGGCAAGCGCGCGCTGGACCGCATGCTGGCGGGCAACGTCGGCGATCTCGTCGCGGTGCGCCAGTATCTCGACGCGATGCGAGGCGGATGGGCGTGA
- a CDS encoding RES family NAD+ phosphorylase: protein MGVNTPDALMNWPTTALDWTPAYRVIPTRFPAINLFDRVASADDFDALYALESLTNDRIRNEVGTLDLVPPDERRYGLGWGPIMAAFTHLNPQGSRFSDGRYGVFYCARSRDTAIAETRYHSGLFLAATKEPPMRQQMRLYTVVAQGDVADVRTWPRRDPALLHPRNYAAGQALGRAVRDAGGAGVVYPSVRDPLGECLAAFRTTILRDCHHAAYLEYNWNGSAVDAVFELNQVG, encoded by the coding sequence ATGGGCGTGAACACTCCCGACGCGTTGATGAACTGGCCGACGACGGCCCTCGACTGGACGCCCGCCTATCGCGTCATTCCCACCCGCTTTCCGGCGATCAACCTGTTCGACCGCGTCGCGTCGGCGGACGATTTCGACGCGCTCTACGCGCTCGAATCGCTGACCAACGACCGCATCCGCAACGAGGTCGGCACGCTCGACCTGGTGCCGCCCGACGAGCGCCGCTACGGGCTCGGCTGGGGGCCGATCATGGCCGCGTTCACGCACCTGAATCCGCAGGGCAGCCGCTTCTCGGACGGCCGCTACGGCGTGTTCTACTGCGCGCGGTCGCGCGACACGGCGATCGCCGAGACCCGCTATCACAGCGGGCTGTTCCTGGCCGCGACGAAGGAGCCGCCGATGCGCCAGCAGATGCGGCTGTACACGGTGGTCGCGCAAGGCGACGTGGCCGACGTGCGCACGTGGCCGCGGCGCGATCCGGCGCTGCTGCATCCGCGCAACTACGCTGCGGGGCAGGCGCTCGGCCGCGCGGTGCGCGACGCGGGCGGCGCGGGGGTCGTCTATCCGTCGGTGCGCGATCCGCTCGGCGAATGCCTGGCGGCGTTCCGCACCACGATCCTGCGCGACTGTCATCACGCGGCCTATCTCGAATACAACTGGAACGGCAGCGCGGTCGATGCGGTGTTCGAACTGAATCAGGTCGGTTAG
- a CDS encoding metallophosphoesterase yields the protein MTSSLCRHPANTTGRDFVVGDLHGCLDALRALLHEIRFDPARDRLFCVGDLVDRGPESEAALDLLDRPWCHVVRGNHEEVLSLVAHGKLAPDAWRGIGGDWGADLPPERLREHAARVDALPLVRVVGDGPERFNVLHAEFFGADADLDTGRYAPDVRERLIWGRDLVQGLADPGLQHGLSLTCSGHTPVRAPLRIGAQWFIDTGAFAPAGRLTLVEPRTGRSWSLSQADARARRAADLPLP from the coding sequence ATGACTTCCTCCCTGTGCCGCCATCCCGCCAATACGACGGGCCGCGACTTCGTGGTCGGCGACCTTCACGGATGCCTCGATGCGCTGCGCGCGCTGCTGCACGAGATCCGCTTCGATCCGGCCCGCGACCGCCTGTTCTGCGTCGGCGACCTCGTCGACCGCGGCCCCGAATCCGAAGCCGCGCTCGACCTGCTCGATCGCCCGTGGTGCCACGTGGTGCGCGGCAATCACGAGGAAGTGCTGAGCCTCGTCGCGCACGGCAAGCTGGCGCCCGACGCGTGGCGCGGCATCGGCGGCGACTGGGGCGCGGACCTGCCGCCGGAGCGGCTGCGCGAACACGCGGCGCGCGTCGACGCGCTGCCGCTCGTGCGCGTGGTCGGCGACGGGCCGGAGCGCTTCAACGTGCTGCATGCGGAATTCTTCGGCGCCGACGCCGATCTCGATACGGGCCGCTACGCGCCCGACGTGCGCGAGCGGCTGATCTGGGGCCGCGATCTCGTCCAGGGGCTCGCCGACCCCGGCCTGCAGCACGGGCTGTCGCTCACGTGCAGCGGCCATACGCCGGTGCGCGCGCCGCTGCGGATCGGCGCGCAGTGGTTCATCGACACGGGCGCGTTCGCGCCGGCCGGACGGCTCACGCTCGTCGAGCCGCGCACCGGCCGGAGCTGGTCGCTCAGTCAGGCCGACGCACGCGCACGTCGCGCGGCCGATCTGCCGCTGCCGTGA